The Crassaminicella indica genomic interval TGTTTATCAAATTGAAGAAGCAAGAGAAATTATAATGAAGTATAAGGAAAAGGATACACCTGTAGGAATAGTAAGAAATGCAAAAAGAGATGGCGAAGAAGTAATTATTACTGACCTTGAAAACATGTTAAAGTACAATATTGATATGTTGACGGTAGTAATTATTGGAAATAGTAAAACTTATGTAAAAAACGGAAAAATGATTACTCCTAGAGGTTATCAATTATGATTATGATTTTAAGCGGCACAAAGGATGGGAGAGAAATTGTTAGCATTCTTTTAGATAAGGGGTATCCACTCATTGTAACGACAGCTACAGCTTATGGAGGAACTCTTATTGAAAAAAATGATTTGTGTAGTATTATTTCTAAAAAACTAAATAGGGAAGAAATGGAAAGGTTAATAATAGAAAAAAAGGTAGAGGTTTTGATTGATGCAACGCATCCTTATGCTGTGGAAGTGTCAAAGAATGCTATGGATGCTTGTGAAAATACAAAAACTATTTATTTTCGGTTTCAAAGAGAAAATGTAGATTTAGACCAGTATAAAAATCTGATCAAATATGCTTTTACTTATGAAGAAGGGGTAGAAATATTAAAAAAAATAGATGGCAATATTTTGCTGACTACAGGAAGCAAAACATTAGATATTTTTGCAAAAGATTTAAAAAAAGAAAGATTATTTCCTAGAGTACTACCAGTAAGCAAAGTTATTAAAAGCTGTGAACAATTAGGAATTAAACCTTCAAATATTATAGCAATGCAGGGGCCTTTTTCTATAGAAATGAATATGGAAATGATTAAAAAA includes:
- the cobK gene encoding precorrin-6A reductase, translating into MIMILSGTKDGREIVSILLDKGYPLIVTTATAYGGTLIEKNDLCSIISKKLNREEMERLIIEKKVEVLIDATHPYAVEVSKNAMDACENTKTIYFRFQRENVDLDQYKNLIKYAFTYEEGVEILKKIDGNILLTTGSKTLDIFAKDLKKERLFPRVLPVSKVIKSCEQLGIKPSNIIAMQGPFSIEMNMEMIKKYKIDVMVSKESGDIGGIIQKLEAAKRMEIPVILIKRPNIVYKNIFENMKLLIEKVSEIYG